TTTCAATACTTAACTCTGCAGATCTTCCACGTTCGTTAATTCTTCTAATTGATGTTTCTGTTGAAACTTTTAAATAAACAACTAAGTCAAATTTTAACCTATCATTTGGGTATTTAAGGTTTTCTGATACAACATATTGAAAAAAGTCACAGTAAGTTTTATAGTCAGTATCATTAACATTTCCTAATTTGTGACATACATCCATAAAAATTGGATCTTCAATAATAGATCTATCAAAAATGATGTTTTTTAAATCTTTAGCTGTAAACAATTGTTTTGATCTTGCTGTTAACATAAAGATTTGCATTCTAAAAGCATAATTTTTAATATCTCTATAATAATCCTCAAAATATGGATTTTCATCAATTGGTTCTGGGAAAATTTCAAAATTTAATCTTTCTGATAGTTCCTTTGATATTGATGATTTACCTGCTCCTACAGTACCAAAAATTGCTATTTTCATATTTACTTACCTTTTATACCTTCTATTTATTATTTTAAATCTTCTTTTCTTTTAGTTGATTGATAAATCCCATAAAACTTTTTAACTTCATGAGGTTTAAGTTCTCTATATTGTGCAACTTGTAAATCATCAACTTCTAAAAATTCAATTTTAGTTCTTTTCAATTTCATTAAATTAGCTTCAATTGCTGAAAACATTTGTTTAACGTGATGTTTTTTTCCTTCAGCAATTGTTAATTCAACAATTGATTGGTTTTTTTCTTGATCATAATTTAGTAATTCAACTTCAATTGCTCTTGTAAAGTAATCATCTTCAATTTTTACACCTTTAAGTAATTGATTTACTTGTTGTTTTGATACTTTACCTTTACATAATCCTTGATATGTTTTGAAAAACTCATATCTAGGGTGCATAACAAAGTTTGCAAATTCACCATCATTTGTCATAATGATTAAACCACTAACATCATAGTCAAGTCTACCAACTGGATAAACTCTTGTTGGCACATCTTTAAAATAATCTGCTACAGTTTTACGTTGTTTTGGATCATACATTGTTGTTAGCACTAATCTTGGCTTATTAAATAAGTAATAAAATTTTTCATTATTCTTAGTTGTTTGTTTTCCATTAACTTCAATATCAGCATCAGGACTTGCTTTAAAACCTAATTCAGT
This region of Mesoplasma melaleucae genomic DNA includes:
- a CDS encoding deoxynucleoside kinase, which gives rise to MKIAIFGTVGAGKSSISKELSERLNFEIFPEPIDENPYFEDYYRDIKNYAFRMQIFMLTARSKQLFTAKDLKNIIFDRSIIEDPIFMDVCHKLGNVNDTDYKTYCDFFQYVVSENLKYPNDRLKFDLVVYLKVSTETSIRRINERGRSAELSIENEYWKILNESYERYYQAHKNDFPFLVIDANNDNLEEKVEEVIAAIKNNKKEF
- a CDS encoding pseudouridine synthase, producing the protein MERLQKIISARGVTSRRNAEKLILEGKVKVNGVVITELGFKASPDADIEVNGKQTTKNNEKFYYLFNKPRLVLTTMYDPKQRKTVADYFKDVPTRVYPVGRLDYDVSGLIIMTNDGEFANFVMHPRYEFFKTYQGLCKGKVSKQQVNQLLKGVKIEDDYFTRAIEVELLNYDQEKNQSIVELTIAEGKKHHVKQMFSAIEANLMKLKRTKIEFLEVDDLQVAQYRELKPHEVKKFYGIYQSTKRKEDLK